The region GAACTGGTAGAGGGGGCTACGGTTCGGGCCATTGACATCCTGCTTTTCTAGCAAGGTAAAGTCCACGTCATACTTGGTTTTGGTGAACTCTTTGATTTCCTCTGGGGAGCCTGGTTCCTGGGCACCGAACTGATTACAGGGCACACCGATAATTACCAAACCTTGGTCGCCATAGGCCTGATCTAGGGCCACTAGACCGCTGTATTGAGGGGTCAAACCACATTTGCTGGCAACATTGACAAAGAGAATAACCTTATTATCAATTACCTCCGGAGCCAGGGGCGTTCCATCTAGGGTGGTCAGAGAAGTGGGTAATGGCATAGGTGTTAAGAAATCTTACGACGGTTCCCATTATGGACGATCAAGGCCCTTCCGATACGGGGGTAGTATCTTCCAACGAGGTCTGATCCAAAAGTGATCCGAGGGCGGCAAAGGGCAGTCCATAAATGGCGATCGGTTTGGTGTAGCCTTTCAACTCAATGGTGTCCTGCTGAATAGTTGCAGTCCATTGGGGTAATTCCTGTAGATAGCTAAAGGTTTTTTCGCTCATGGCCAAGTCGAAATGGGCCTGTTTAGTGGCAGATTCTAACCGAAAAGCAGCGTTGACCGTATCACCGATCGCCGTGTAGTCAGGGTGGTCGCCACTACCGGTGTTACCCACCATGGCGTAGCCAGTGTTTATTCCTGTGCCAATGCGGAGGGGGAAAGGCAGATCGTATTTCTGATTTAACCGGGCCGTCATGGCTTGTAGGCGGTTGACAGCATGGAGAATTTGAATAATTTCCGCCGGGGTCGCTTCGTTGTAACCGTGGAACCAGATAGCCATCACCGCATCGCCGATGTACTTATCTACCCAGCTACCGGCCTCCCGCAAAATGTGTCCGGCTTGGCGAAACCAATTGCCAATCAGCAAGGATAGCAATTCCTCCTGCACCTGCTGGGCCATGCCAGTGAAGTTGCGCATATCCGCCACCAACACCGTAATTAGCCGCCGTTCATGGAGCACATTGGTCTGGGTGTCCCATTCCGCCGGATTCCGCAACAGCCCCGACGGCGTACCATTTTGGTCAGAGTAAAATTTCGCTTCCGTTTTACCAAAGGTAATTTTGTCTTTGTCCTGAATGGCGATCGGCACACTTACCCGTCGACCATTCACAAAGGTGCCATTGC is a window of Synechocystis sp. PCC 7338 DNA encoding:
- a CDS encoding adenylate/guanylate cyclase domain-containing protein; protein product: MDKPAPSVHLVVYFSHGDVTFPLQGRNYWTVGRSQENDLVIRDSCISRNHAILQATEEDTFLLIDLGSRNGTFVNGRRVSVPIAIQDKDKITFGKTEAKFYSDQNGTPSGLLRNPAEWDTQTNVLHERRLITVLVADMRNFTGMAQQVQEELLSLLIGNWFRQAGHILREAGSWVDKYIGDAVMAIWFHGYNEATPAEIIQILHAVNRLQAMTARLNQKYDLPFPLRIGTGINTGYAMVGNTGSGDHPDYTAIGDTVNAAFRLESATKQAHFDLAMSEKTFSYLQELPQWTATIQQDTIELKGYTKPIAIYGLPFAALGSLLDQTSLEDTTPVSEGP
- a CDS encoding glutathione peroxidase; the protein is MPLPTSLTTLDGTPLAPEVIDNKVILFVNVASKCGLTPQYSGLVALDQAYGDQGLVIIGVPCNQFGAQEPGSPEEIKEFTKTKYDVDFTLLEKQDVNGPNRSPLYQFLVGDGEDIGWNFGKFLIGRDGQVVARFDPQTKPDDSSLKAAIEKALG